The Holophagales bacterium genome has a segment encoding these proteins:
- a CDS encoding ATP-dependent helicase: protein MPTPGPPPAPKRYVLRRPAPAKSYRIDYYRELNAEQQAVVFAPDGPTVVVAGAGSGKTRTLVYRVSRLVEDGIAPEALLLLTFTNRAAKEMTRRVEGLLGADLARMTAGTFHSVGARLLRPHAELLGYRPNFSILDAEDSKDLLESATSDLGIPITERRFPKGDLLRAIVSFAANTGQKVDTIVGRDYPHLLSQLEAVRAVIRRYLERKVLANAMDYDDLLLNWKRLLETHPEVRKALALRFRTVLVDEFQDVNHLQSEIVDLLAKDSEQRNVMVVGDDAQSIYSFRGADAEALLGFPDRYPGATVYRLETNYRSTPEILKLADASIANNSRRYEKTLVATRESGVPVAVVGARDLAQQAEFVAQRVLELRDEGTPLSEIGVLYRAHFQALELQIELTRRGIPYEVRSGLRFFEQAHVKDVLAHLRLLVNPKDEMSFKRALKLLPKVGERTAAVLWEAVSESPEPLAAFLALELGKAPAGARAGLLRFRETMKTLKKPSYFSSPAEAIRYVVDDGGYGDVAKGKFPNHSARLDDLEALAQFALAYDDCGHFLEEVTLFGDPVGEDQVAGEEDDERLVLSSVHQAKGLEWKAVFVLGLQEDRFPNLRAARTPEGLEEERRLFYVAVTRAKDELLLVHPLSAYDRYGVVVVTEPSQFLRELPETLYERWVLDETVDTALTPAPDRPRLAADPTLAPDDDDPVN, encoded by the coding sequence ATGCCGACCCCGGGTCCGCCTCCCGCCCCGAAACGCTACGTCCTCCGCAGGCCTGCGCCCGCGAAGAGCTACCGGATCGACTACTACCGGGAGCTGAACGCCGAGCAGCAGGCCGTCGTCTTCGCCCCGGACGGCCCGACCGTCGTCGTGGCGGGCGCCGGCTCCGGAAAGACCCGGACCCTCGTCTACCGCGTCTCCCGCCTCGTCGAGGACGGCATCGCCCCCGAGGCGCTCCTCCTCCTCACGTTCACGAACCGGGCGGCGAAGGAGATGACCCGGCGGGTCGAGGGCCTCCTCGGCGCCGACCTCGCGCGGATGACGGCCGGCACGTTCCACTCGGTCGGGGCACGGCTCCTCAGGCCCCACGCCGAGCTCCTCGGCTATCGGCCGAACTTCTCGATCCTCGACGCCGAGGACAGCAAGGACCTCCTCGAGTCGGCCACGTCCGACCTCGGGATACCGATCACCGAGCGGCGCTTCCCCAAGGGGGACCTCCTTCGCGCGATCGTCTCCTTCGCGGCGAACACGGGCCAGAAGGTCGACACCATCGTCGGGCGCGACTACCCCCACCTCCTCTCACAGCTCGAGGCCGTGAGGGCGGTGATCCGCCGCTACCTCGAGCGGAAGGTCCTGGCGAACGCAATGGACTACGACGACCTCCTCCTGAACTGGAAGCGCCTCCTCGAGACGCACCCCGAGGTGAGGAAGGCTCTCGCACTGAGGTTCCGCACCGTCCTCGTCGACGAGTTCCAGGACGTGAACCACCTCCAGTCCGAGATCGTCGACCTCCTCGCGAAGGACTCGGAGCAGCGGAACGTCATGGTCGTCGGCGACGACGCGCAGTCGATCTACTCGTTTCGCGGCGCCGACGCCGAGGCGCTCCTCGGCTTCCCCGACCGCTACCCGGGCGCCACGGTCTACCGGCTCGAGACGAACTACCGCTCGACGCCCGAGATCCTGAAGCTCGCCGACGCCTCCATCGCAAACAACTCCCGCCGCTACGAGAAGACGCTGGTGGCGACGCGGGAGTCCGGTGTCCCCGTGGCTGTCGTCGGGGCGCGGGATCTGGCGCAACAGGCCGAGTTCGTCGCGCAGCGGGTGCTCGAGCTGCGCGACGAGGGGACGCCGCTCTCCGAGATCGGCGTCCTCTACCGCGCCCACTTCCAGGCGCTGGAGCTGCAGATCGAGCTGACCCGCCGCGGCATCCCATACGAGGTCCGCTCGGGCCTGCGCTTCTTCGAGCAGGCGCACGTCAAGGACGTCCTCGCCCATCTGCGGCTCCTCGTGAACCCGAAGGACGAGATGTCGTTCAAGCGAGCGCTGAAGCTCCTGCCGAAGGTGGGGGAGCGGACGGCGGCGGTCCTCTGGGAGGCCGTCTCCGAGTCGCCGGAGCCGCTCGCCGCGTTCCTCGCCCTCGAGCTGGGAAAGGCGCCGGCCGGCGCGCGGGCGGGCCTGCTGCGCTTCCGCGAGACGATGAAGACCCTGAAGAAGCCGTCGTACTTCTCCTCCCCGGCCGAGGCGATCCGCTACGTCGTCGACGACGGCGGCTACGGCGACGTGGCGAAGGGGAAGTTCCCGAACCACTCCGCGCGCCTCGACGACCTCGAGGCCCTCGCGCAGTTCGCCCTCGCCTACGACGACTGCGGCCACTTCCTCGAGGAGGTGACTCTCTTCGGCGACCCGGTCGGCGAGGACCAGGTGGCGGGAGAGGAGGACGACGAGCGGCTCGTCCTCTCCTCCGTCCACCAGGCCAAGGGCCTCGAGTGGAAGGCCGTCTTCGTCCTCGGCCTGCAGGAAGACCGCTTCCCGAACCTGCGCGCCGCGCGCACGCCCGAGGGGCTCGAGGAAGAGCGTCGGCTCTTCTACGTCGCCGTCACCCGTGCAAAGGACGAGCTGTTGCTCGTCCACCCGCTCTCGGCCTACGACCGCTACGGCGTCGTCGTCGTCACCGAACCGAGCCAGTTCCTGCGCGAGCTGCCCGAAACCCTCTACGAGCGCTGGGTCCTCGACGAAACGGTCGACACCGCCCTCACGCCCGCTCCCGACCGACCCCGCCTCGCCGCCGATCCGACCCTCGCCCCCGACGACGACGACCCCGTCAATTAA